The sequence CGTCGGCCGCGCGCACTCCGGCGAGGGCGAGGGCGAGAGTTCCCTTCTCGTGCGCAGAGAACGCTACATCGGCGGAGGCATGCGCGAGGACCTCATCCTCCGCAACTACGGCCGCACCAAGGTCACCTGCACAGTCAGCCTGCGGGTGACCGCCGACTTCGCCGACGTGTTCGAGGTCAAAGCAGGCCGCATCCAGGAGAAGGGCCACCACGCGGTGGAGGTCACCGGCACTGGCCTGCACCTGACCCGCTATCTCGACTCCACCAGCAGGGGCGTGCGCATCACGGGACAGACCCTCGACGACACCGTCGCCGAGTACTCGCGCGACCGCGTGAGCTTCCGCGTCGTCGTCGCGGGAGGCGAGGAGTGGTACGCCTCCGTGGGAGCCCTTCCCGTCATCGACGGCACCCCGATCATCCCGCTGTTTCCCCGTGAACATCCCGTCGAACATTCGCGGCCTGCCGTGCTCGCCCGCCGCTGGCGCGAGGAAAGCCCCGTGCTGCGCTACTCCGACAACCGATCACTCGCGCACACCCTGCAACGCAGCAGGGAAGACCTCGGCGCACTGCGCATGTTCGACCCCGACCGGCCCGACGACGTCGCCATCGCAGCCGGAGCGCCGTGGTTCATGGCGCTCTTCGGCAGAGACTCGCTGCTCGCCTCCCTCATGTCGCTGGCGATCGACCCCACACTCGCGCTCGGCACCGTGCAGACCCTCGCGCACCACCAGGGCACCAAGGTGGACCCGGACAGCGAGGAGGAGCCGGGCCGCATCCTGCACGAGGTGCGTTTCGGTGCGGACGTCTCACTCGCCCTCGGCGGCAGCCACATCTACTTCGGCACCGTGGACGCCACACCGCTGTTTGTGATGCTGCTCGGCGAACTCAGCCGCTGGGGCATCGGAAGGGACCACGTCGAGGCACTGCTCGGGCACGCCGACCGCGCGCTCGACTGGATCGACCGCTACGGCGACCGCGACGGCGACGGCTTCGTCGAGTACCACCGCGCCACCGAACGCGGTCTGATCAACCAGGGCTGGAAGGACTCCTGGGACGGCGTGAACTTCGCCGACGGCACCATCGCCCGCTCCCCGATCGCGCTGTGCGAGGTGCAGGGTTACGTCTACGCGGCGTTCGTGGCAAGGGCTGAGCTGGCCGAGAACTTCGGCGACCGCGAAGGAAGCCGGTACTGGCGCGACCGCGCAGGCGCGCTGAGAAAACGATTCAACGAACGATTCTGGCTCGCAGAACTCGGTCGTTACGCGCTCGGTCTCGACGGCGACAAACGCCCCATCGACTCCGTAGCGTCGAATATCGGTCACTGTCTGTGGACGGGAATTGTGGACGAGTCCCGCGCCGAGTCGGTCGCGAATTCACTTCTATCCACCCCGATGTTCAGCGGATGGGGAATTCGCACGCTCTCCTCCGAGATGGGTGCCTACAACCCGATGAGCTACCACAACGGTTCCGTGTGGCCGCACGACAACGCGCTCATCGCCGCGGGACTCATGCGTTACGGCTTCGTCGAGCACGCCCAGCGGGTCGCCGTCGCCGTCTTCGACGCGGCGCGGGCGTTCGACGGAAGACTTCCCGAACTGATGTGCGGCTTCGACAGGTCCGAGTACGACACCCCCGTGCCCTACCCCACGTCGTGCTCACCGCAGGCGTGGGCATCGGCCGCTCCGGTGCACCTCCTGCGCACCCTGCTGCGGTTCCAGCCCTCACTTCCCCACCGCAGGCTCCGGGTTTCCCCCGCACTTCCGGAATCATTCGGAGCGTTACTGATCGATGACGTTCCGCTCGGAGGAAGCCGCATTTCCATCGAAGCGCGGGGAACCGAAGTCAGAGTCGGACATCTGCCTTCGGGGATCGAATTGGTTCATTAGGTCGAAGGACATCCGAGACCGAACCGTTTACCCCATCGCCCCACGGGAATTGGGGCCAACATGAGTCAACCGAGAATCGCCATGATCGCTCCCCCGTGGTTCGAACTTCCGCCCACCGCCTACGGTGGCATCGAGGCCATGGCCAGCGATCTCATCGAACAACTCACCCTCCGAGGACTCGACATCACACTCGTCGGCGTCGGCCGCAACGGAACTCCGGCCGACTTCGTGCCCACGTACGACACGCCGAACGAGAACCGGCTCGGCCAGGTGCTGCCCGAGGTGACCCACGCCGCGGCTCTCACCGAGATCATCGAGAAGATCGACCCGGACGTCGTCCACGACCACAGCCTCGCAGGCCCGCTCATGGCGCGCGGCAGGACCGTGCCGACCGTCCTCACCGCGCACGGACCCGTGAACGGGGAGATGGGCCAGTACTACCGAGGTCTCGGCGACAGCGTGCAACTCGTCGCCGTGTCCGACGCGCAGCGGCGGCTCTCCCCCGACCTCAACTGGGTCGGCACCGTCCACAATGCTGTGCGCGTCGAACGGTTCCCGTTCAGTGAGGACAAGGACGACTACGCGCTCTTCCTCGGCAGAGCCTGCCGCGAGAAGGGAATCCCGCAGGCCATCGCCGCGGCGAGGAGGGCGGGAATCCACCTCAAGATCGCCGCGAAATGCCGTGAACCCGAGGAGAAGGCGTACTTCGACCGCGAGATCGTGCCACTGCTCGGCGACGGCGTCGAATGGCTCGGCGAAGCCGACCGCGCCCGCAAGGTGGAACTGCTCCGCTCCGCCCGCTGCCTCGTCTTCCCCGTCTGCTGGGAGGAACCCTTCGGCATCGTCATGGTCGAGGCCATGGCCTGCGGCACGCCGGTCGTCGGATTCCGCAGAGGCTCGGTTCCCGAGGTCGTCACCCACGGCCGCACCGGCTACGTGTGCGACGACGTCGAGAGCCTGGCGACCGCCATCGGGCGAGTCGGCGAACTCTCACCTCACGACTGCCGCAGAGAGGCCGAACTCCGCTTCGACGTTGACATGATGGCCGACCGCTACGCCCGGATCTACCGGTCCGTGCTCTGAGGGTCCACCCCCACCCCCCTGGCCACACCCGCCACCGGGTACCGCAGCCACGTGCCCATCAGGCCTTGCTGCTCGGCACCCGGCCGGGAGTAGTCGCAGACCCCGTCGGGAAAGGTTTCCAGCAGTCGTTGCCACTGCTCGCCGGTGAAGGCGACGGCGTAGTCGGCAGGGTCCACTGCCTTGAGGTCGCACTTGATGACGTCGGCCGCCACGTTCTCCCCCGCGACCTCACGGGGGAAGGAGGCCGAGGGATACCACTGCTCACACTCGCTGGCCGGATCACGGTCCAGTGGCTGCGCCACGAAGACCGGCTCCGTATCGCGGGAGAGGCAGCCCTCCCGCAACGTCGCGGGTTTCGCCTCGGCGATCTCGTCGATGTCGAAAGGAGCCTCGCCTGATCTGTCCAACGTGGTCAACCAGCTATCCATGCCCTCGATGGCACTGCGCAGCAACGGACTTCGGGTGCTGAACCCGCCGTAGCGGTTGTCCTCGAGCAGGCTGACGTGATTGGCGGCCGAACCGTTGGCCGCACGGAGCCGCTCCCGCATCGAGAAGGTGTGGTAGCGCACGTGGATGTCGCCGTTGGGGCGGTCGTCGGTGTAGGCGCGGTAGTCGATGATCGGGATGCTGCCGAGTCCGCCGCCGCCGCTCGTGAGCCGACCTGTCCGGTAGGCGATCCTGATCGCGTCGCGGTCGCCGTGCGTGCGCCGGGGCACGAGGTTGGCGTCGTTGTCGAAGCCACCGACGGTGCCGTTGAGGTCGAGGAACTGCTCGGGCGTGATGGTGCCGTCGTTGAGTGCCGCGAGACCGTACTGGATGCCGACGTTGTCGAGCGGCCTTCGCGCGAACCCGGTTTCCGGATCGCGGCCGTACACGTTGACCGCGTGGTCGTACACGCCGCAGCGCACGCCGCCGGGATTGGTCTCCGGGTGGTACCGCTGGTCGGCGGGCACCATGTCGCAGAACGCCGTCGGCGAGATCCGTCGCGCGCCCGCCGCCACGTTCGGAGCCGTTTCGTAGCGCAGGAATCCCGTGACCGCGCGCTTCTGTTCCGGCGACCAGTCGAGGCCCGTTCCGGTGAAGTACTCGTGCAGCAGCCAGGCGTCGGTGATGAAGTTGACCGTGCCGAAGCCCACCTCGGGGAACGAGCAGCCCACGATGATGCCGTCGAAGATCCCGGGGTAGTTGTCGGCGATCTGATGCGCCTGGTAAGCGCCTCCCGAACAGCCGAATCCGATGGTGTGCTCAATCGGGCCGTGCCGCTCGACGAAGCGTTCCTTCACCATCATCGCCGTTTCCGCCGCCGTGACGTCGGCGCAGTTGGCGCCGTAGACGTTCAGCGACGACGACATGACGCCGTATCCCCTGCCGAGCATGAAGTCGTCGGTCACCCCGCCGGTGCTGTTGCCCTGCCGGTACCAGCCGTTCACGCAACCCCCGCCGAGGGTGTAGATCACCCGGCCGTTCCACGCCGATGGCCGGGAGGCGGGGCCCGGTTCCGGTTCGATGAGCGGATCGTGCAGCACCGTCATCTGGTAGATGCCCCGGTTGAGCGTGCCGGTCTCCATCCTCACCACGTAGGGAACGCGGTCGCCGACGGACGTCGTGGTGGTGGCGAGGTCGTCGGGGTAGGTGGTGGCATCGGGAGGCCACGGCGCGAAAACCCCGCCCGTGGTGCGGTAGAAATGGTCCACCCGTGTCTCGATCGAACAGTTCTCGTCGATCGGCTCGCCGAGCGTGCCGCCGATGACCGGAAGGCGGAAACGCGTCGTCTCGCAGGCGAACGGCTGCTGGTGCGGGCCGGAGAAGACCGGCCCTTCCCCCGGGTGGTTGACGACGGTCAGTTCGCTACGAGGCCGCCCTCGCCCCGGCACGGACGCCACCACCTCGTTGGAGCCCTCGCGCAGGCCGGTCACCCGGCCCATCAGCGTGCGGTCCCGACTGTCCACTGTGAATAGATCGGTGATGTCAGAGCCATCCAGCCGCACGGTGACGGCCCGCAACGGCAACCCCTCCGCCACCGTGACCTGGAGCAGCGCGTCGCCCGCTGTCACCATGTCAGCCCTGCCCGACAGCACCCGCAACGACAGCGCATCGCCGTCGTCGGCCCGGCTCTCGGCAGGCGAGAGCGCGACGACCAGCGTGGACAGCAGCGACACCACCGCCACGGAGGCGGCACTCCACCGTGTCGAATCACGTCTCATGCGGACCTCCCCTATCGGTGGCGACCCTGTACTGTAACCGACCGATTTCAGTCGGTAATGAGCCTTTCGGGCGCACCGGATTACCGCCGACCGGCCCCCCACGCCGTGCAGGAAGTGCCGACATGCGTGCAGGAGGTGCGGACACGGGTACGGGAAGTGCGGACACGGTCGGCCTGGTTCACCCTCGGCGGGGGTGTCGGCTGCGGCTGTGGTGGGAGGCGCCGAGCATGAGGGCATGGCACCACCATTGCCACCATCGTCACCGCCACCATTGCCACCATCGCCACCGGCACCGCTGTCGCCGATGCTCGCCGTGTCCGGTGACGTGCCGGAAGGCGAGGACTGGGCCTACGAGTGGAAGTGGGACGGTGTCCGCGCGATCGTGGGCGTCGGAGGCGGAAAGGTGCGCATCCACTCCCGCAACCTCCGCGAGATCACCGCGACGTATCCCGAACTGCACGCCCTCACCAGCCTCACCCGCGCCAGCCTGCTGCTGGACGGGGAGATCGTGACGCTCGACGAACACGGCCGCCCCAGCTTCGGGCGCCTCCAGTCCCGCATGCACGTCCACGTGCCCTCGGCACGCCTGCTGCGGAAGGTACCCGTCCACTACTACGTATTCGACCTGCTCGTCATGGGCAGCGAGAACACGTGCGGCCTGCCCTATCGCGTGCGCAGGGAAAGGCTCACCGCGCTCGGCCTGACCGCCTCGCCCACCGTCCACACGCCGGAGCACTACACGCACGTCTCCGGCGCCGAACTGCTCGGTGTCGCCGCACAACACGGACTCGAAGGCGTGGTGGCCAAACGGCTCGACTCGATCTACCGGCCCGGTATGCGGTCGCGGAGCTGGGTGAAGACACCGCTGCGGGCCACGCAGGAAGTGGTTGTCGGCGGTTGGGTCTCCGGTGAGGGCCGCCGGTCGGGCACGCTGGGAGCGCTCCTGCTCGGCGCCTACACCGCCGACGGCTCGCTCTGCTACGTCGGGCACGTCGGCACGGGGTTCACCGAGGCCGCGCTGGCGGACCTGCTCGCCCGGCTCCGCCCGCTCGCCCGGCCCTCCAGCCCGTTCGCCACCCCCGTTCCCCGCGACAGGGCCCGCCACGCGCACTGGGTGGAACCCGCTCTGGTGGGCGAGGTCGAGCACCGGCAGTGGACCACCGACCGGAGGCTGCGGCACCCGTCGTGGCGGGGACTGCGCCCCGATCGCGACCCGCACGAGATCACGGTGCCCCCGCCCGCGTAGGTACCGTGCCGCATCGACCAGCAGCCGTTTCCTACCCGCCGCCGAACGCGATTCCACCGGCCCCCGCTCGTCCGGCACAACCGGCACGACCGGCGGTGGGAGCACGCGGTGCCTCACTCGCGGCGCTCGACCTCCGCCCTGCCCCGCGCCCGCCACAGGGCCTCACCGAGATCAAGCACACCCACCACGACGAGCACCACCCCGAGCGGCCCGCCTCGGAACCACAGGAACTCGTCCTCGCGGAAGAGCAGCGCGAGCACCGCCCCCGCGACGATGAGCACCACCCCGAGCGCCACCTTCGCCTTGGTCGCCATTCCCATTCCTTCTCATCCCTTTCCGAAGATCAATCGAAGAGTTCCAGCCGCTGTACCGCGTCACCCGTGAGGGAGAAGCCGACCACCAGCAGCACCCAGCCGAGAACCTGGTCACCACGCGATTCCAGGAAGCGCCGCAGCCGGTCGAGTGCGCGCTCGGCCCTGCCCCGCGCGCACCGGAGGGCGACGAGCGCACCGAGTCCCGGCACGATCATCAGCCCGGCGTAGCCTGCGAGGATGGCCGAGGCCGTCGCCGGAGCGACGCCCCCTGCCGACAGCAGCCCGATCGCCGCCAGGTACGGCAGCATCGAGGCGATCTCCACGACCCCGGCGCCGAGTGCCAGCCCCACCGCCTTCCGATCCGGCATGGCATCTCCTGTGACGCGGTTGCGCCACCGCGCCGGGCGCGACGCGGCCCCGGCTCGTCGGCGATCGAGGCGGAGACCGGCGAGAAACAGTGCCACACCAAGCGCCAGCTGCGCCCAGGTGACCGGCGTGCTCGACGCCAGCGCCGCGCCGACGGGTTCGAGGTGATCGAGGCCGAACACCAGCGCGAGCCCGACGAGCCAGTAGAACCCGGCGAGCGTCGCCAGGTACACGAGCACAGGGCGTACCGGCTCGCCGAGCCGCAGCATCAGCCACAACGGCACGGCGAGCGTTCCCACGCTGGTGCTGTCCACTACGGCGAGGCCGGCAAGTCCTGCCAGCATCCCCCAGGTCATCGGCCACTTCTTTTTCGCACGAAGATATTAAAACACAAGTGTGCTAGAAAGTCGGACATGCCCAAGGTCGTGGACCACGAACAGCGAAGACAGGAGCTGGCCCAGGCTCTGTGGCGGGTGGTGGACAGGGCAGGGTTCGAGGGGGCCACCGTTCGCGCCGTCGCCACGGAGGCCAACTGGTCGATGGGCGCGCTGCGGTACTACTTCGACTCCCAGCAACGGCTGCTGCACTTCGCCGTGGAAATCCTGATCGAGCGCATCGGCGACCGGCTCAGGGCGCATCTCGGCGCCGGGATCACCGGACCCGAACTCGCCCGCCGCCTGATGGAGGAGTTCCTGCCGCTCGACAGCGACCGCGGGGTCGAGGTCACCGTCTGGCTCGCGGCGCTGGAGCGGGCCCGCACCGACCCCCACCTCGCCGCGCTGCGCAGGCAGTCCTGGGAGGGAACCCGCCAGGTGTGCCGACTCGCGATCGTCGAGTTACGCGGAGCCGGGCGCCCGGACAACTCGGCGAAACCGCTGCGCCCCCGCGCGCTGGAGGACGCGGCCGCAGCGCTGCACGTCTACCTCGACGGCCTCACCCTGCACGCCAGCCGCTACCCCGAGCAGAACCCGCCGGGAGTCGTCCGTGAGGCACTGCACACCTACCTCGCCGCACTGGCAGGCTGACCCGCCTCCGTGACCCTCGACTGCCCATTCAGGATGGTGTCCGACGCCGTGCGCACGAATTCGCGCACCCGCGCCGTCGTGTTCGACTCCAGCCAGACGAAACCGCGTTCGATCGGCGGCGCGTCGTGGATCGGCACATACGCCAGGTCGGGGCGCGGGTAGTAGTGCTGGGTGTCCTCGCCGACCGGCAACACGCCGTGGCCCATCGCGACCAGCGACAGCATCTCGGAGAACGTGGCTCCCGCAGGCCCTGCGGGGACCGGTCTTCCCGACGGCGTCCGCTCCGGAGTCCGGTCGCGCTTGAACGCGGCGGAGGTCACGGCCGGGTACTGCACCACAGGGTGATCGCCCAGCACCTCCAGCGACACGGACTCGCGGCAGGCAAGGGGATGCCGCTGCGCCACGGCCAGCAGCCTGCGCTCGGTGAGCAGCGCCGGGCCCCTGGCCATGCCGTCGAACGGGTACGACGCCAGCAGCAGATCCACCGAGCCGTCGAGCAGGCTCGCCCTGCTGCCCGACAGTTGCACCTCCACCACCCGCACCGTGCAGTCGGGGTGACGGCGGGAGAACAGACCGGCGACCGCGCTCACCACCGGCGCTCCCCACTCCCCCAAGAACGCCACGGTCAGCTCACCCGACACTCCCCTTCCCGCGTCGGTGGCTCTCCGCAACGCCTCCTCGATGCCCGCGACCAGCGGCGCCAGGTCGTCGGCGAGACGTTCGCCGATCGCGGTCAGCCGGACTCTGCGGCTGGTGCGCTCGAACAGCGGCGCGCCGATACCGCGTTCCAGCTTCTTGACGACGTGGCTCACGCGGCCCGTTGTGACGTGCAGCCGCTCCGCCGTGCGGCCGAAGTGCAACTCCTCGGCGAGCGTCAGAAACGTCTCGATCTCGTGCCGCTCCAGCATGCCGCCTCACATCGTTGACTCCGGTTCAACGATCGTAGCCCGATCGCGGCTTGGTGGAGACGCCGCAAGAAGCCACTGTTGACAGGGCCGGACAACACCGAAAAGCCAGCAGACGAGGAACACCATGACAACCCTGACCACGACAAGCAGCCCGGCCACCACAGCGGGCTCTGTGGCCTCGCTGGCGCCGCCGCTACGGCGGGTCGCCGAACCACTGTGCTCACTCATCGACGAGGCGCTGCCCGAAGCGACGAGTGCGCTGTGGCACGGACACCCGACGTGGAGTCTCGGCGACAAGCCGGGCAGACGCCCCGTGTGCCTGGTCAAGGCACACTCGGCGACGGTCACGTTCGGACTGTGGCGGGGACGGCAGGTGACCGACGAGCCGGGGCGGCTGCGGGCCGGCGCCCGCATGATGGCGTCGGTGAAGCTCGCCGGCGTCTCCGAGATCGCCCGCGCGTTGTTCACCGACTGGCGGCGCCAGGCCTACTCACTGGAGGAGAAATGAGCACCAAGAGCATTGTCCGGGTGACCGGGTTCGACCACCTTGTCCTCACCGTGGCCGACGTGGAACGTTCCCTCGCCTTCTACACCGGTGTCCTCGGCCTCGAACCGGTGAGAGTGGACGAATGGCGGGCGGGACGAGCACCGTTCCCGTCGGTACGGATCGACCGAGGGACCATCCTCGACCTCGTCCACGGGCCGCGCGGTGAGGCCAACATGGATCACCTCTGCCTCGTCGTGGCCCCGCTCGACTGGCAGGAGGTCATCGACTCCGGGGTGTTCACCGTCGAGGAGGGACCGGTGCCGCGATTCGGGGCACGCGGCACCGGCCAGTCGATCTATGTGCGGGACCCTGACGGCAACTCGGTCGAGTTGCGGTACTACCCGCAGGACACCCAGGACACCTGAGCGTTCCCGCACGCGCGGTCAGGCCGGGATGACGACGGCCTGACCGCTGACGCGCACCCGCGGATCGGCCGGGTCCACCTCGACCCGCAGTTCGCTCGGCCGTCCCATGTCCTCGCCCTGGTGGACGAGGTAGGTCGTGGCGGCGGTGACGTACCCGAGCTGCCGAAGGTAGCCGCCGAACGCCGCGGCAGCCGCTCCGGTGGCGGCGTCCTCCACGACACCGCCCACGGGGAACGGGTTCCTGGCATGGAACTCGCCCGGCTCACCGGGGCAGAACAGGTGCACGGTGGTCCAGCCTTCGGCACGCATCAGATCACCGAGCGCGTCGAAGTCGTAGTCGAGGTCGGCCAGCCGCTCCCGCGAGGCCGCGGCCAGCACGAGGTGGTCGTTGCCGCCGAACGCCACGTGAGGCGGGAATCGCGGGTCGAGGTCGGCTCGTGACCAGCGCAGGGCGGCCAGCGCCGCGTCAACCACCGCGTCCCCGGCCTCACGGGACGACGTGGGCACGCTGGTGAGCGTGGCACGAGGGACGTCGCCGCCGCTCGCGGTGACGTCCACGGAGATCTCGCCCGCGTTGGTGGTGAAGTCGAGCCGTCCAGGGCCGAGCCTGCGTCCGAGTTCCACCGAGGTCGCCACGGTGGCGTGCCCGCAGAACGCCACCTCCGCCTTCGGGCTGAAGTACCGCAGCCTGAACCGCCGCCGCTGCGAGTCGCCGCCGGTGACGAACGCGGTTTCCGAGTATCCGACCTCGGCGGCCACCGCGAGCATGTCCGCGTCGGCCAGCCCCTCGGCCTCGCACACGACCCCTGCCGGGTTTCCCCCCGAGGGGTCGGTGGTGAACGCCGCGTAGCGCAGCACCTCCACGCCGGACGATGATGTCGCCGATGCCGCTGATGTCCCTGTCATCTCTTCCACCCCACCCCAGCCAGTCCCCGCGAGCGGGCAGGCTCACCGCTGTACGGGTCCTCCCCGCCGGGCCGCCATTCCGGCAGCCACACGAGACCGGGTTCCGCGAGTTCGAGACCGTCGAAGAAGGCGGCGATCTCCTCCCGTGACCGCGGCATCGCCGGGCTGTTGGTCTTCTTCGTGTACGACTCGGTCAGCTTCTTCGACACCTCGAGCGTCTCGGTGTCGGAAGGGTCCACATGGATGTGGGACAGCGCCAGCAGGCTGCCCTGCGGCAACCGGTCGCGGTAGTAGGCGAGCACGCGGCCCGGTTCGGTGGCCGGTGGCATGAAATGCAGCAGCGCCACGGCGAGCAGCGCGATCGGCTTGGTCTCGTCGATGACCCCGGTGTCGAGCACGCGCTCCCACAGCAGCGCGCCGTCGAAGAAGTCCGCATCGATGGCGCGGTGGCGGTCAGGGTCCGCGGTGCGTTCGAGGAGGATCTCCGCGTGTGCCTGTGCGATGGGCTCGTTG comes from Saccharomonospora xinjiangensis XJ-54 and encodes:
- a CDS encoding amylo-alpha-1,6-glucosidase, which translates into the protein MTVTLVHGTSFCVCDDDGDFSGSRAEGAFYQDTRILSGWQLRIDGRPVEPITVQTPEPFHARFVGRAHSGEGEGESSLLVRRERYIGGGMREDLILRNYGRTKVTCTVSLRVTADFADVFEVKAGRIQEKGHHAVEVTGTGLHLTRYLDSTSRGVRITGQTLDDTVAEYSRDRVSFRVVVAGGEEWYASVGALPVIDGTPIIPLFPREHPVEHSRPAVLARRWREESPVLRYSDNRSLAHTLQRSREDLGALRMFDPDRPDDVAIAAGAPWFMALFGRDSLLASLMSLAIDPTLALGTVQTLAHHQGTKVDPDSEEEPGRILHEVRFGADVSLALGGSHIYFGTVDATPLFVMLLGELSRWGIGRDHVEALLGHADRALDWIDRYGDRDGDGFVEYHRATERGLINQGWKDSWDGVNFADGTIARSPIALCEVQGYVYAAFVARAELAENFGDREGSRYWRDRAGALRKRFNERFWLAELGRYALGLDGDKRPIDSVASNIGHCLWTGIVDESRAESVANSLLSTPMFSGWGIRTLSSEMGAYNPMSYHNGSVWPHDNALIAAGLMRYGFVEHAQRVAVAVFDAARAFDGRLPELMCGFDRSEYDTPVPYPTSCSPQAWASAAPVHLLRTLLRFQPSLPHRRLRVSPALPESFGALLIDDVPLGGSRISIEARGTEVRVGHLPSGIELVH
- a CDS encoding glycosyltransferase family 4 protein — encoded protein: MSQPRIAMIAPPWFELPPTAYGGIEAMASDLIEQLTLRGLDITLVGVGRNGTPADFVPTYDTPNENRLGQVLPEVTHAAALTEIIEKIDPDVVHDHSLAGPLMARGRTVPTVLTAHGPVNGEMGQYYRGLGDSVQLVAVSDAQRRLSPDLNWVGTVHNAVRVERFPFSEDKDDYALFLGRACREKGIPQAIAAARRAGIHLKIAAKCREPEEKAYFDREIVPLLGDGVEWLGEADRARKVELLRSARCLVFPVCWEEPFGIVMVEAMACGTPVVGFRRGSVPEVVTHGRTGYVCDDVESLATAIGRVGELSPHDCRREAELRFDVDMMADRYARIYRSVL
- a CDS encoding DUF6351 family protein, with product MRRDSTRWSAASVAVVSLLSTLVVALSPAESRADDGDALSLRVLSGRADMVTAGDALLQVTVAEGLPLRAVTVRLDGSDITDLFTVDSRDRTLMGRVTGLREGSNEVVASVPGRGRPRSELTVVNHPGEGPVFSGPHQQPFACETTRFRLPVIGGTLGEPIDENCSIETRVDHFYRTTGGVFAPWPPDATTYPDDLATTTTSVGDRVPYVVRMETGTLNRGIYQMTVLHDPLIEPEPGPASRPSAWNGRVIYTLGGGCVNGWYRQGNSTGGVTDDFMLGRGYGVMSSSLNVYGANCADVTAAETAMMVKERFVERHGPIEHTIGFGCSGGAYQAHQIADNYPGIFDGIIVGCSFPEVGFGTVNFITDAWLLHEYFTGTGLDWSPEQKRAVTGFLRYETAPNVAAGARRISPTAFCDMVPADQRYHPETNPGGVRCGVYDHAVNVYGRDPETGFARRPLDNVGIQYGLAALNDGTITPEQFLDLNGTVGGFDNDANLVPRRTHGDRDAIRIAYRTGRLTSGGGGLGSIPIIDYRAYTDDRPNGDIHVRYHTFSMRERLRAANGSAANHVSLLEDNRYGGFSTRSPLLRSAIEGMDSWLTTLDRSGEAPFDIDEIAEAKPATLREGCLSRDTEPVFVAQPLDRDPASECEQWYPSASFPREVAGENVAADVIKCDLKAVDPADYAVAFTGEQWQRLLETFPDGVCDYSRPGAEQQGLMGTWLRYPVAGVARGVGVDPQSTDR
- the ligD gene encoding non-homologous end-joining DNA ligase, coding for MLAVSGDVPEGEDWAYEWKWDGVRAIVGVGGGKVRIHSRNLREITATYPELHALTSLTRASLLLDGEIVTLDEHGRPSFGRLQSRMHVHVPSARLLRKVPVHYYVFDLLVMGSENTCGLPYRVRRERLTALGLTASPTVHTPEHYTHVSGAELLGVAAQHGLEGVVAKRLDSIYRPGMRSRSWVKTPLRATQEVVVGGWVSGEGRRSGTLGALLLGAYTADGSLCYVGHVGTGFTEAALADLLARLRPLARPSSPFATPVPRDRARHAHWVEPALVGEVEHRQWTTDRRLRHPSWRGLRPDRDPHEITVPPPA
- a CDS encoding GAP family protein — protein: MTWGMLAGLAGLAVVDSTSVGTLAVPLWLMLRLGEPVRPVLVYLATLAGFYWLVGLALVFGLDHLEPVGAALASSTPVTWAQLALGVALFLAGLRLDRRRAGAASRPARWRNRVTGDAMPDRKAVGLALGAGVVEIASMLPYLAAIGLLSAGGVAPATASAILAGYAGLMIVPGLGALVALRCARGRAERALDRLRRFLESRGDQVLGWVLLVVGFSLTGDAVQRLELFD
- a CDS encoding TetR/AcrR family transcriptional regulator gives rise to the protein MPKVVDHEQRRQELAQALWRVVDRAGFEGATVRAVATEANWSMGALRYYFDSQQRLLHFAVEILIERIGDRLRAHLGAGITGPELARRLMEEFLPLDSDRGVEVTVWLAALERARTDPHLAALRRQSWEGTRQVCRLAIVELRGAGRPDNSAKPLRPRALEDAAAALHVYLDGLTLHASRYPEQNPPGVVREALHTYLAALAG
- a CDS encoding LysR family transcriptional regulator; the encoded protein is MLERHEIETFLTLAEELHFGRTAERLHVTTGRVSHVVKKLERGIGAPLFERTSRRVRLTAIGERLADDLAPLVAGIEEALRRATDAGRGVSGELTVAFLGEWGAPVVSAVAGLFSRRHPDCTVRVVEVQLSGSRASLLDGSVDLLLASYPFDGMARGPALLTERRLLAVAQRHPLACRESVSLEVLGDHPVVQYPAVTSAAFKRDRTPERTPSGRPVPAGPAGATFSEMLSLVAMGHGVLPVGEDTQHYYPRPDLAYVPIHDAPPIERGFVWLESNTTARVREFVRTASDTILNGQSRVTEAGQPASAAR
- a CDS encoding DUF1801 domain-containing protein — encoded protein: MTTLTTTSSPATTAGSVASLAPPLRRVAEPLCSLIDEALPEATSALWHGHPTWSLGDKPGRRPVCLVKAHSATVTFGLWRGRQVTDEPGRLRAGARMMASVKLAGVSEIARALFTDWRRQAYSLEEK
- a CDS encoding VOC family protein — translated: MSTKSIVRVTGFDHLVLTVADVERSLAFYTGVLGLEPVRVDEWRAGRAPFPSVRIDRGTILDLVHGPRGEANMDHLCLVVAPLDWQEVIDSGVFTVEEGPVPRFGARGTGQSIYVRDPDGNSVELRYYPQDTQDT
- a CDS encoding PhzF family phenazine biosynthesis isomerase produces the protein MTGTSAASATSSSGVEVLRYAAFTTDPSGGNPAGVVCEAEGLADADMLAVAAEVGYSETAFVTGGDSQRRRFRLRYFSPKAEVAFCGHATVATSVELGRRLGPGRLDFTTNAGEISVDVTASGGDVPRATLTSVPTSSREAGDAVVDAALAALRWSRADLDPRFPPHVAFGGNDHLVLAAASRERLADLDYDFDALGDLMRAEGWTTVHLFCPGEPGEFHARNPFPVGGVVEDAATGAAAAAFGGYLRQLGYVTAATTYLVHQGEDMGRPSELRVEVDPADPRVRVSGQAVVIPA
- a CDS encoding SAM-dependent methyltransferase is translated as MSASNADRLAESVNKVSVGRVYDYLLGGVHNYAVDQAFAEEQLRLLPDIRDFAVSNRAFLGRAVRYAVEHGIRQFVDIGSGLPTQGNVHEVADEAAPGECSVVYIDNEPIAQAHAEILLERTADPDRHRAIDADFFDGALLWERVLDTGVIDETKPIALLAVALLHFMPPATEPGRVLAYYRDRLPQGSLLALSHIHVDPSDTETLEVSKKLTESYTKKTNSPAMPRSREEIAAFFDGLELAEPGLVWLPEWRPGGEDPYSGEPARSRGLAGVGWKR